In Heterodontus francisci isolate sHetFra1 chromosome 46, sHetFra1.hap1, whole genome shotgun sequence, a single window of DNA contains:
- the lysmd1 gene encoding lysM and putative peptidoglycan-binding domain-containing protein 1, with translation MATDGSPAAECGALRGTAQSRSRSYGSTARGTAIGQRHLEHRPRPGDTLQGLALRYGVSTEQIKRANRLYTNDSIFLKESIRIPAAKQEVLPNGMKPQAVPGKGPAEAAGSGPCASRQADDRLALELTPADFLKRLDSKISQSKAAAIRKLKEGGTGNEKWYGRNV, from the exons ATGGCGACGGACGGCTCCCCGGCTGCCGAGTGCGGGGCACTGCGGGGCACGGCGCAGAGCCGCAGCCGCTCGTACGGCAGCACGGCCCGGGGCACGGCCATCGGCCAGCGGCACCTGGAGCACCGGCCTCGGCCCGGAGACACCCTTCAGGGGCTGGCGCTGAGATACGGAGTGAGC ACAGAGCAGATAAAGCGAGCAAACCGCCTCTACACGAACGATTCCATCTTCCTGAAAGAGTCTATCCGAATCCCTGCGGCAAAGCAGGAGGTGCTCCCGAACGGGATGAAACCCCAGGCTGTGCCGGGGAAGGGTCCGGCTGAGGCGGCGGGGAGCGGCCCCTGTGCCTCCCGACAGGCTGATGACCGGCTGGCCCTGGAGCTGACCCCCGCAGACTTCCTGAAGAGGCTGGACTCCAAGATATCCCAGTCCAAAGCAGCCGCCATTCGGAAACTCAAGGAAGGAGGAACCGG